The following proteins come from a genomic window of Phacochoerus africanus isolate WHEZ1 chromosome 9, ROS_Pafr_v1, whole genome shotgun sequence:
- the AGER gene encoding advanced glycosylation end product-specific receptor isoform X3 has protein sequence MAAGTAAGVWVLVLSLWGVAVSDQNITARIGKPLVLNCKGAPKKPPQQLEWKLSTGRTEAWKVLTPQGGPWDSVARVLPNGSLLLPAVGIQDEGTFRCRATSRNGKETKSNYRVQVYQIPGKPDIVDPASELMAGVPNKVGTCVSEGGYPAGTLSWHLDGKTLIPDGKGVSVKEETRRHPETGLFTLHSELMVTPARGGAPQPTFSCSFSPSFPRRRALHTAPIRPSVWGLTLQLMPGPPPEPVPLEEVQLVVEPAGGAVPPGGTVTLTCETSVQPPPQIHWTKDGTPLPLSPSPVLLLPEVGPEDQGTYSCVATHPSHGPQKSRAVSISIIETGEEGPAAGSVEGPGLGTLALALGILGGLGTAALLVGVIMWHRRQRRGQERPPKTRRKMRRSVRS, from the exons atggCAGCAGGGACAGCGGCCGGAGTCTGGGTGCTGGTCCTCAGTCTGTGGG GGGTAGCAGTAAGTGATCAAAACATCACAGCCCGGATCGGGAAGCCACTGGTGCTGAACTGTAAGGGGGCCCCCAAGAAACCACCCCAGCAGCTGGAATGGAAACTG AGCACAGGCCGGACAGAAGCTTGGAAGGTCCTGACTCCCCAGGGAGGCCCCTGGGACAGCGTGGCGCGGGTCCTCCCCAATGGCTCCCTCCTCCTGCCGGCTGTTGGGATCCAGGACGAGGGGACTTTCCGGTGTCGGGCAACGAGCCGGAACGGAAAGGAGACCAAGTCCAACTACCGAGTCCAAGTCTACC AGATTCCTGGGAAGCCGGACATTGTTGATCCTGCCTCTGAACTCATGGCTGGTGTCCCCAACAAG GTGGGGACTTGTGTGTCTGAGGGGGGCTACCCTGCAGGGACTCTTAGCTGGCACTTGGATGGAAAAACTCTGATACCTGACGGCAAAG GAGTGTCTGTGAAGGAAGAGACCAGGAGACACCCCGAGACAGGGCTTTTCACACTCCACTCTGAGTTGATGGTGACCCCGGCCCGGGGAGGAGCTCCTCAACCCACCTTCTCCTGTAGCTTCAGCCCGAGCTTTCCCCGGCGCCGAGCCCTGCACACGGCTCCCATCCGGCCCAGTGTCTGGG GTTTAACTCTTCAACTCATGCCTGGCCCACCTCCAGAGCCTGTGCCCCTGGAGGAAGTCCAGTTGGTGGTAGAGCCAGCAGGTGGAGCCGTACCTCCTGGTGGGACTGTGACCTTGACCTGTGAAACCTCTGTCCAGCCCCCGCCCCAAATCCACTGGACCAAGGAT ggcaCACCCCTGCCCCTTTCCCCCAGCCCCGTGCTGCTGCTCCCTGAGGTAGGGCCTGAGGACCAGGGAACCTACAGCTGTGTGGCCACCCATCCCAGCCACGGGCCCCAGAAGAGCCGAGCTGTCAGCATCAGCATCATTG AAACAGGCGAGGAGGGGCCGGCGGCAG GCTCTGTCGAAGGGCCGGGGCTGGGAACGCTAGCCCTAGCCCTGGGGATCCTGGGAGGCCTGGGGACCGCCGCCCTGCTCGTCGGGGTCATCATGTGGCACAGGCGGCAACGCAGAGGACAGGAGAG GCCCCCGAAAACcaggaggaagatgaggaggagCGTGCGGAGCTGA
- the PRRT1 gene encoding proline-rich transmembrane protein 1 — protein MSSEKSGLPDSVPHTSPPPYNAPQPPAEPPAPPPQAAPSSHHHHHHHYHQSGTATLPRLGAGGLASGATAQRGPSSSATLPRPPHHAPPGPAAGAPPPGCATLPRMPPDPYLQETRFEGPLPPPPPAAAAPPPPAPSHTAQAPGFVVPTHTGAVGTLPLGGYVAPGYPLQLQPCTAYVPVYPVGTPYAGGTPGGTGVTSTLPPPPQGPGLALLEPRRPPHDYMPIAVLTTICCFWPTGIIAIFKAVQVRTALARGDMVSAEIASREARNFSFISLAVGIAAMVLCTILTVVIIIAAQHHENYWDP, from the exons ATGTCATCTGAAAAGTCAg GCCTCCCCGACTCAGTCCCTCACACCTCCCCACCACCCTACAATGCCCCCCAGCCTCCGGCTGaacctcccgccccgcccccacaggCAGCCCCTTCCTcgcaccatcaccatcatcaccactaccACCAGTCCGGCACCGCCACGCTCCCGCGCTTAGGGGCAGGGGGCCTGGCTTCCGGGGCCACCGCTCAGCGTGGTCCCTCGTCCTCTGCCACATTGCCGAGGCCCCCACACCATGCTccgcccggccccgccgccgGGGCGCCCCCACCCGGCTGCGCCACCTTGCCCCGCATGCCACCCGACCCTTACCTGCAGGAGACTCGCTTTGAGGGCCCActgcccccgccgccgcccgccgccgccgccccgcccccgccggcgcCCTCTCATACTGCCCAGGCCCCGGGCTTCGTGGTGCCCACGCACACGGGAGCGGTGGGCACGCTGCCGCTGGGGGGCTACGTAGCCCCCGGCTACCCCTTGCAGCTGCAGCCTTGCACTGCCTACGTGCCAGTCTACCCGGTGGGCACG CCCTATGCAGGCGGGACCCCGGGGGGAACGGGAGTAACCTCCAcgctccccccgccgccccagggcccagggctggcccTGCTGGAGCCCAGGCGCCCGCCTCACGACTACATGCCCATCGCAGTGCTGACCACCATCTGCTGCTTCTGGCCCACGGGCATCATTGCCATCTTCAAGGCagtgcag GTGCGCACGGCCTTGGCCCGCGGAGACATGGTGTCAGCCGAGATCGCTTCCCGAGAGGCCCGGAACTTCTCCTTCATCTCCCTGGCGGTGGGCATAGCAGCCATGGTGCTCTGTACCATCCTCACGGTAGTCATCATCATTGCTGCGCAGCACCACGAGAACTACTGGGATCCGTAA
- the AGER gene encoding advanced glycosylation end product-specific receptor isoform X2, protein MAAGTAAGVWVLVLSLWGVAVSDQNITARIGKPLVLNCKGAPKKPPQQLEWKLSTGRTEAWKVLTPQGGPWDSVARVLPNGSLLLPAVGIQDEGTFRCRATSRNGKETKSNYRVQVYQIPGKPDIVDPASELMAGVPNKVGTCVSEGGYPAGTLSWHLDGKTLIPDGKGVSVKEETRRHPETGLFTLHSELMVTPARGGAPQPTFSCSFSPSFPRRRALHTAPIRPSVWEPVPLEEVQLVVEPAGGAVPPGGTVTLTCETSVQPPPQIHWTKDGTPLPLSPSPVLLLPEVGPEDQGTYSCVATHPSHGPQKSRAVSISIIETGEEGPAAGSVEGPGLGTLALALGILGGLGTAALLVGVIMWHRRQRRGQERKAPENQEEDEEERAELNQPEEPEAAENSAGGP, encoded by the exons atggCAGCAGGGACAGCGGCCGGAGTCTGGGTGCTGGTCCTCAGTCTGTGGG GGGTAGCAGTAAGTGATCAAAACATCACAGCCCGGATCGGGAAGCCACTGGTGCTGAACTGTAAGGGGGCCCCCAAGAAACCACCCCAGCAGCTGGAATGGAAACTG AGCACAGGCCGGACAGAAGCTTGGAAGGTCCTGACTCCCCAGGGAGGCCCCTGGGACAGCGTGGCGCGGGTCCTCCCCAATGGCTCCCTCCTCCTGCCGGCTGTTGGGATCCAGGACGAGGGGACTTTCCGGTGTCGGGCAACGAGCCGGAACGGAAAGGAGACCAAGTCCAACTACCGAGTCCAAGTCTACC AGATTCCTGGGAAGCCGGACATTGTTGATCCTGCCTCTGAACTCATGGCTGGTGTCCCCAACAAG GTGGGGACTTGTGTGTCTGAGGGGGGCTACCCTGCAGGGACTCTTAGCTGGCACTTGGATGGAAAAACTCTGATACCTGACGGCAAAG GAGTGTCTGTGAAGGAAGAGACCAGGAGACACCCCGAGACAGGGCTTTTCACACTCCACTCTGAGTTGATGGTGACCCCGGCCCGGGGAGGAGCTCCTCAACCCACCTTCTCCTGTAGCTTCAGCCCGAGCTTTCCCCGGCGCCGAGCCCTGCACACGGCTCCCATCCGGCCCAGTGTCTGGG AGCCTGTGCCCCTGGAGGAAGTCCAGTTGGTGGTAGAGCCAGCAGGTGGAGCCGTACCTCCTGGTGGGACTGTGACCTTGACCTGTGAAACCTCTGTCCAGCCCCCGCCCCAAATCCACTGGACCAAGGAT ggcaCACCCCTGCCCCTTTCCCCCAGCCCCGTGCTGCTGCTCCCTGAGGTAGGGCCTGAGGACCAGGGAACCTACAGCTGTGTGGCCACCCATCCCAGCCACGGGCCCCAGAAGAGCCGAGCTGTCAGCATCAGCATCATTG AAACAGGCGAGGAGGGGCCGGCGGCAG GCTCTGTCGAAGGGCCGGGGCTGGGAACGCTAGCCCTAGCCCTGGGGATCCTGGGAGGCCTGGGGACCGCCGCCCTGCTCGTCGGGGTCATCATGTGGCACAGGCGGCAACGCAGAGGACAGGAGAG GAAGGCCCCCGAAAACcaggaggaagatgaggaggagCGTGCGGAGCTGAACCAGCCGGAGGAGCCCGAGGCGGCTGAGAACAGTGCAGGAGGGCCTTGA
- the LOC125136926 gene encoding LOW QUALITY PROTEIN: uncharacterized protein LOC125136926 (The sequence of the model RefSeq protein was modified relative to this genomic sequence to represent the inferred CDS: substituted 1 base at 1 genomic stop codon): MGTGDGCWIAGVCSVGKGVLSSLSQALIALFSGGSMLGLQGLRLPPAGFLLLLPFLLLLLLPAAPAPHRVSYKPVIVVHGLFDSSYSFRHLLEYINETHPGTVVTVLDLFDGRESLRPLWEQVQGFREAVAPIMAKAPQGVHLICYSQGGLVCRALLSVMDEHNVDSFISLSSPQMGQYGDTDYLKWLFPTSMRSNLYRICYSPWGQEFSICNYWHDPHHDDLYLNASSFLALINGERDHPNATAWRKNFLRVGRLVLIGGPDDGVITPWQSSFFGFYDANETVLEMEEQLPAXPAHQSELLLLRLVGLKSPGQRHRQLKSLELRRIMGSRAELHTLLGGLSFLLLLMSGQGAKGGSFKESQGVCSRQTLVVPLRYNESYSQPVYKPYLTLCPGRRVCSTYRTTYRVAWREVRREVQQTHAVCCQGWKKRHPGALTCDEAICAKPCQNGGVCVRPDQCECAPGWGGRHCHVDVDECRTGVTLCSHRCHNTAGSFTCGCPHGLVLGPDGRTCAEGASEPPTSASILSVAVREAGREERALRREIRELRGRLERLEQWAGQAGAWVRAVLPMPPEELQPEQVAELWGRGDRIESLSDQVLLLEERLGACSCEDNSLGPGLSRRR, encoded by the exons ATGGGAACGGGCGATGGATGCTGGATTGCCGGCGTCTGTTCCGTAGGGAAGGGGGTGTTGTCATCTCTCTCACAGGCCCTCATCGCCCTCTTCTCAGGCGGCAGCATGCTGGGGCTCCAAGGGCTGCGGCTCCCACCGGCGGGATTCCTGCTTCTGTTGCCATTCCTGCTGTTGCTGCTACTGCCGGCAGCCCCCGCGCCCCACCGGGTTTCCTACAAGCCGGTCATCGTGGTGCATGGGCTCTTTGACAGCTCGTACAGCTTCCGCCACCTGCTGGAATACATCAACGAG ACACATCCCGGAACTGTGGTGACAGTGCTTGATCTCTTCGATGGGAGAGAGAGTTTGCGGCCCCTGTGGGAACAGGTGCAAGGGTTCCGAGAGGCTGTGGCCCCCATCATGGCAAAGGCCCCTCAAGGGGTGCATCTCATCTGCTACTCGCAGG GGGGCCTGGTGTGCCGGGCACTGCTCTCTGTGATGGATGAACACAATGTGGactctttcatctctctctcctctccacagatgggacagtatggag ACACGGACTATTTGAAGTGGCTATTCCCTACCTCCATGAGGTCTAACCTCTACCGGATCTGCTATAGCCCCTGGGGCCAGGAATTCTCCATCTGCAATTACTGGCACG ACCCCCATCATGATGACTTGTACCTCAATGCCAGCAGTTTCCTGGCCCTGATCAATGGGGAAAGAGACCATCCCAATGCTACTG CTTGGCGGAAGAACTTTCTTCGTGTGGGCCGCCTGGTGCTGATTGGGGGCCCTGATGATGGTGTCATTACCCCCTGGCAGTCCAG CTTCTTTGGTTTCTATGATGCAAATGAGACGGTCTTGGAGATGGAAGAGCAACTG CCTGCGTAGCCCGCCCACCAGTCTGAGCTGCTACTGCTGAGGCTGGTCGGCCTGAAGTCTCCTGGACAGAGGCACAGACAG CTGAAGAGTCTGGAATTAAGGAGAATCATGGGGTCCAGGGCTGAGCTGCACACCCTCTTAGGTGGACTCTCATTCCTCCTGCTACTGATGTCAGGCCAGGGGGCCAAGGGTGGCTCCTTCAAAGAGAG TCAGGGGGTCTGCTCCAGGCAGACGCTGGTGGTCCCACTCCGTTACAATGAGTCCTACAGCCAACCGGTATATAAGCCCTACTTGACCCTGTGCCCTGGAAGGCGTGTCTGCAGCACCTACAG GACCACCTACCGCGTGGCCTGGCGGGAGGTGCGGCGAGAAGTGCAGCAGACCCACGCCGTGTGCTGCCAGGGCTGGAAAAAGCGGCATCCCGGGGCGCTCACCTGTGATGAAG CCATCTGCGCCAAGCCCTGCCAGAACGGAGGCGTCTGCGTGCGGCCGGACCAGTGCGAGTGcgccccgggctggggggggaggCACTGTCACGTGG ACGTGGATGAATGTAGAACTGGCGTCACTCTCTGTTCGCACCGGTGCCACAATACGGCAGGCAGCTTCACCTGTGGCTGCCCCCACGGTCTGGTGCTGGGCCCCGATGGGCGCACCTGCGCAGAGGGGGCCTCAGAGCCCCCAACCAGTGCCAGCATCCTCAGTGTGGCTG TTCGGGAAGCTGGACGTGAAGAGCGTGCTCTGAGGCGGGAGATCCGCGAGCTGCGAGGGCGCCTGGAGCGGCTGGAGCAG TGGGCAGGTCAGGCTGGGGCCTGGGTCCGAGCCGTGCTGCCCATGCCGCCTGAAGAGCTGCAGCCCGAACAGGTGGCGGAGCTGTGGGGCCGGGGCGACCGGATCGAGTCTCTCAGTGACCAGGTGCTGCTGCTGGAGGAGAGGCTAGGCGCCT GCTCCTGTGAGGACAACAGCCTGGGCCCAGGCCTCAGTCGGCGGAGATAA
- the RNF5 gene encoding E3 ubiquitin-protein ligase RNF5, which produces MAAAEEEDGGPEGPNRERGGAGATFECNICLETAREAVVSVCGHLYCWPCLHQWLETRPERQECPVCKAGISREKVVPLYGRGSQKPQDPRLKTPPRPQGQRPAPESRGGFQPFGDTGGFHFSFGVGAFPFGFFTTVFNTHEPFRRGTGVDLGQGHPASSWQDSLFLFLAIFFFFWLLSI; this is translated from the exons ATGGcagcagcagaggaggaggacGGGGGCCCCGAAGGGCCAAACCGcgagcggggcggggcgggcgcgaCCTTCGAATGTAATATATGTCTGGAGACTGCTCGGGAAGCTGTGGTCAGCGTGTGTGGCCACCTGTACTG TTGGCCCTGTCTTCATCAG tggctGGAGACACGGCCAGAGCGGCAAGAGTGCCCAGTGTGTAAAGCTGGGATCAGCAGAGAAAAGGTTGTCCCCCTCTATGGGCGAGGGAGCCAGAAGCCCCAGGATCCCAG aTTGAAAACTCCACCCCGCCCGCAGGGCCAGCGACCAGCGCCTGAGAGCAGAGGG GGATTCCAGCCATTTGGCGACACTGGGGGCTTTCACTTCTCGTTTGGTGTTGGTGCTTTTCCCTTTGGCTTTTTCACCACCGTCTTCAATACCCACGAGCCATTTCGTCGGGGGACAG GTGTGGATCTGGGACAGGGTCACCCGGCCTCCAGCTGGCAGGACTCCCTCTTCTTGTTTCTCgccatcttcttctttttctggctgctcAGTATTTGA
- the AGPAT1 gene encoding 1-acyl-sn-glycerol-3-phosphate acyltransferase alpha isoform X1 yields the protein MELWPGAWTLLLLLFVLLLFLLPTLWFCSPSAKYFFKMAFYNGWILFLAVLAIPVCAVRGRNVENMKILRLMLLHIKYLYGIRVEVRGAHHFPPSQPYVVVSNHQSSLDLLGMMEVLPGRCVPIAKRELLWAGSAGLACWLAGVIFIDRKRTGDAISVMSEVAQTLLTQDVRVWVFPEGTRNHNGSMLPFKRGAFHLAVQAQVPIVPIVMSSYQDFYCKKERRFTSGRCQVRVLPPVPTEGLTPDDVPALADRVRHSMLTVFREISTDGRGGGDYLKKPGGVGEARL from the exons ATGGAGCTGTGGCCAGGGGCCTggacgctgctgctgctgctcttcgTGCTGCTGCTCTTCCTGCTGCCCACCCTGTGGTTCTGCAGCCCCAGTGCCAAGTACTTCTTCAAGATGGCCTTCTACAACGGCTGGATCCTCTTCCTGGCTGTGCTCGCCATCCCCGTGTGCGCCGTGCGAGGACGCAACGTCGAGAACATGAA GATCTTGCGTCTGATGCTGCTCCACATCAAATACCTGTACGGGATCCGAGTGGAGGTGCGAGGGGCTCACCACTTCCCTCCCTCACAGCCCTACGTCGTCGTCTCCAACCACCAGAGCTCCCTCGACCTGCTTG GGATGATGGAGGTCCTGCCAGGCCGCTGTGTGCCCATTGCCAAGCGTGAGCTCCTGTGGGCCGGCTCTGCCGGGCTGGCCTGCTGGCTGGCAGGAGTCATCTTCATTGACCGGAAGCGCACTGGGGATGCCATCAGTGTCATGTCCGAGGTCGCTCAGACCCTGCTCACACAGGAC GTGCGGGTCTGGGTTTTTCCTGAGGGCACGAGAAACCACAATGGCTCCATGCTGCCCTTCAAACGTGGCGCCTTCCACCTCGCAGTGCAGGCCCAG GTTCCCATCGTCCCCATAGTCATGTCATCCTATCAAGACTTCTACTGCAAGAAGGAGCGCCGCTTCACTTCGG GCCGATGTCAGGTGCGGGTGCTGCCCCCAGTGCCCACAGAAGGGCTGACCCCAGACGATGTCCCAGCTCTGGCCGACAGAGTCCGGCACTCGATGCTCACCGTCTTCCGGGAAATCTCCACTGATGGCAGGGGTGGCGGCGACTACCTGAAGAAGCCCGGAGGGGTGGGCGAGGCCCGGCTCTGA
- the AGER gene encoding advanced glycosylation end product-specific receptor isoform X1 has translation MAAGTAAGVWVLVLSLWGVAVSDQNITARIGKPLVLNCKGAPKKPPQQLEWKLSTGRTEAWKVLTPQGGPWDSVARVLPNGSLLLPAVGIQDEGTFRCRATSRNGKETKSNYRVQVYQIPGKPDIVDPASELMAGVPNKVGTCVSEGGYPAGTLSWHLDGKTLIPDGKGVSVKEETRRHPETGLFTLHSELMVTPARGGAPQPTFSCSFSPSFPRRRALHTAPIRPSVWGLTLQLMPGPPPEPVPLEEVQLVVEPAGGAVPPGGTVTLTCETSVQPPPQIHWTKDGTPLPLSPSPVLLLPEVGPEDQGTYSCVATHPSHGPQKSRAVSISIIETGEEGPAAGSVEGPGLGTLALALGILGGLGTAALLVGVIMWHRRQRRGQERKAPENQEEDEEERAELNQPEEPEAAENSAGGP, from the exons atggCAGCAGGGACAGCGGCCGGAGTCTGGGTGCTGGTCCTCAGTCTGTGGG GGGTAGCAGTAAGTGATCAAAACATCACAGCCCGGATCGGGAAGCCACTGGTGCTGAACTGTAAGGGGGCCCCCAAGAAACCACCCCAGCAGCTGGAATGGAAACTG AGCACAGGCCGGACAGAAGCTTGGAAGGTCCTGACTCCCCAGGGAGGCCCCTGGGACAGCGTGGCGCGGGTCCTCCCCAATGGCTCCCTCCTCCTGCCGGCTGTTGGGATCCAGGACGAGGGGACTTTCCGGTGTCGGGCAACGAGCCGGAACGGAAAGGAGACCAAGTCCAACTACCGAGTCCAAGTCTACC AGATTCCTGGGAAGCCGGACATTGTTGATCCTGCCTCTGAACTCATGGCTGGTGTCCCCAACAAG GTGGGGACTTGTGTGTCTGAGGGGGGCTACCCTGCAGGGACTCTTAGCTGGCACTTGGATGGAAAAACTCTGATACCTGACGGCAAAG GAGTGTCTGTGAAGGAAGAGACCAGGAGACACCCCGAGACAGGGCTTTTCACACTCCACTCTGAGTTGATGGTGACCCCGGCCCGGGGAGGAGCTCCTCAACCCACCTTCTCCTGTAGCTTCAGCCCGAGCTTTCCCCGGCGCCGAGCCCTGCACACGGCTCCCATCCGGCCCAGTGTCTGGG GTTTAACTCTTCAACTCATGCCTGGCCCACCTCCAGAGCCTGTGCCCCTGGAGGAAGTCCAGTTGGTGGTAGAGCCAGCAGGTGGAGCCGTACCTCCTGGTGGGACTGTGACCTTGACCTGTGAAACCTCTGTCCAGCCCCCGCCCCAAATCCACTGGACCAAGGAT ggcaCACCCCTGCCCCTTTCCCCCAGCCCCGTGCTGCTGCTCCCTGAGGTAGGGCCTGAGGACCAGGGAACCTACAGCTGTGTGGCCACCCATCCCAGCCACGGGCCCCAGAAGAGCCGAGCTGTCAGCATCAGCATCATTG AAACAGGCGAGGAGGGGCCGGCGGCAG GCTCTGTCGAAGGGCCGGGGCTGGGAACGCTAGCCCTAGCCCTGGGGATCCTGGGAGGCCTGGGGACCGCCGCCCTGCTCGTCGGGGTCATCATGTGGCACAGGCGGCAACGCAGAGGACAGGAGAG GAAGGCCCCCGAAAACcaggaggaagatgaggaggagCGTGCGGAGCTGAACCAGCCGGAGGAGCCCGAGGCGGCTGAGAACAGTGCAGGAGGGCCTTGA
- the AGER gene encoding advanced glycosylation end product-specific receptor isoform X4 translates to MAAGTAAGVWVLVLSLWGVAVSDQNITARIGKPLVLNCKGAPKKPPQQLEWKLSTGRTEAWKVLTPQGGPWDSVARVLPNGSLLLPAVGIQDEGTFRCRATSRNGKETKSNYRVQVYQIPGKPDIVDPASELMAGVPNKVGTCVSEGGYPAGTLSWHLDGKTLIPDGKGVSVKEETRRHPETGLFTLHSELMVTPARGGAPQPTFSCSFSPSFPRRRALHTAPIRPSVWEPVPLEEVQLVVEPAGGAVPPGGTVTLTCETSVQPPPQIHWTKDGTPLPLSPSPVLLLPEVGPEDQGTYSCVATHPSHGPQKSRAVSISIIETGEEGPAAGSVEGPGLGTLALALGILGGLGTAALLVGVIMWHRRQRRGQERPPKTRRKMRRSVRS, encoded by the exons atggCAGCAGGGACAGCGGCCGGAGTCTGGGTGCTGGTCCTCAGTCTGTGGG GGGTAGCAGTAAGTGATCAAAACATCACAGCCCGGATCGGGAAGCCACTGGTGCTGAACTGTAAGGGGGCCCCCAAGAAACCACCCCAGCAGCTGGAATGGAAACTG AGCACAGGCCGGACAGAAGCTTGGAAGGTCCTGACTCCCCAGGGAGGCCCCTGGGACAGCGTGGCGCGGGTCCTCCCCAATGGCTCCCTCCTCCTGCCGGCTGTTGGGATCCAGGACGAGGGGACTTTCCGGTGTCGGGCAACGAGCCGGAACGGAAAGGAGACCAAGTCCAACTACCGAGTCCAAGTCTACC AGATTCCTGGGAAGCCGGACATTGTTGATCCTGCCTCTGAACTCATGGCTGGTGTCCCCAACAAG GTGGGGACTTGTGTGTCTGAGGGGGGCTACCCTGCAGGGACTCTTAGCTGGCACTTGGATGGAAAAACTCTGATACCTGACGGCAAAG GAGTGTCTGTGAAGGAAGAGACCAGGAGACACCCCGAGACAGGGCTTTTCACACTCCACTCTGAGTTGATGGTGACCCCGGCCCGGGGAGGAGCTCCTCAACCCACCTTCTCCTGTAGCTTCAGCCCGAGCTTTCCCCGGCGCCGAGCCCTGCACACGGCTCCCATCCGGCCCAGTGTCTGGG AGCCTGTGCCCCTGGAGGAAGTCCAGTTGGTGGTAGAGCCAGCAGGTGGAGCCGTACCTCCTGGTGGGACTGTGACCTTGACCTGTGAAACCTCTGTCCAGCCCCCGCCCCAAATCCACTGGACCAAGGAT ggcaCACCCCTGCCCCTTTCCCCCAGCCCCGTGCTGCTGCTCCCTGAGGTAGGGCCTGAGGACCAGGGAACCTACAGCTGTGTGGCCACCCATCCCAGCCACGGGCCCCAGAAGAGCCGAGCTGTCAGCATCAGCATCATTG AAACAGGCGAGGAGGGGCCGGCGGCAG GCTCTGTCGAAGGGCCGGGGCTGGGAACGCTAGCCCTAGCCCTGGGGATCCTGGGAGGCCTGGGGACCGCCGCCCTGCTCGTCGGGGTCATCATGTGGCACAGGCGGCAACGCAGAGGACAGGAGAG GCCCCCGAAAACcaggaggaagatgaggaggagCGTGCGGAGCTGA
- the AGPAT1 gene encoding 1-acyl-sn-glycerol-3-phosphate acyltransferase alpha isoform X2, with the protein MRMQVTRMELWPGAWTLLLLLFVLLLFLLPTLWFCSPSAKYFFKMAFYNGWILFLAVLAIPVCAVRGRNVENMKILRLMLLHIKYLYGIRVEVRGAHHFPPSQPYVVVSNHQSSLDLLGMMEVLPGRCVPIAKRELLWAGSAGLACWLAGVIFIDRKRTGDAISVMSEVAQTLLTQDVRVWVFPEGTRNHNGSMLPFKRGAFHLAVQAQVPIVPIVMSSYQDFYCKKERRFTSGRCQVRVLPPVPTEGLTPDDVPALADRVRHSMLTVFREISTDGRGGGDYLKKPGGVGEARL; encoded by the exons atgaggatgcag GTGACCAGAATGGAGCTGTGGCCAGGGGCCTggacgctgctgctgctgctcttcgTGCTGCTGCTCTTCCTGCTGCCCACCCTGTGGTTCTGCAGCCCCAGTGCCAAGTACTTCTTCAAGATGGCCTTCTACAACGGCTGGATCCTCTTCCTGGCTGTGCTCGCCATCCCCGTGTGCGCCGTGCGAGGACGCAACGTCGAGAACATGAA GATCTTGCGTCTGATGCTGCTCCACATCAAATACCTGTACGGGATCCGAGTGGAGGTGCGAGGGGCTCACCACTTCCCTCCCTCACAGCCCTACGTCGTCGTCTCCAACCACCAGAGCTCCCTCGACCTGCTTG GGATGATGGAGGTCCTGCCAGGCCGCTGTGTGCCCATTGCCAAGCGTGAGCTCCTGTGGGCCGGCTCTGCCGGGCTGGCCTGCTGGCTGGCAGGAGTCATCTTCATTGACCGGAAGCGCACTGGGGATGCCATCAGTGTCATGTCCGAGGTCGCTCAGACCCTGCTCACACAGGAC GTGCGGGTCTGGGTTTTTCCTGAGGGCACGAGAAACCACAATGGCTCCATGCTGCCCTTCAAACGTGGCGCCTTCCACCTCGCAGTGCAGGCCCAG GTTCCCATCGTCCCCATAGTCATGTCATCCTATCAAGACTTCTACTGCAAGAAGGAGCGCCGCTTCACTTCGG GCCGATGTCAGGTGCGGGTGCTGCCCCCAGTGCCCACAGAAGGGCTGACCCCAGACGATGTCCCAGCTCTGGCCGACAGAGTCCGGCACTCGATGCTCACCGTCTTCCGGGAAATCTCCACTGATGGCAGGGGTGGCGGCGACTACCTGAAGAAGCCCGGAGGGGTGGGCGAGGCCCGGCTCTGA